The window CTCGCCGGGACGGCCTTCCAACGGGTGCTGCCGATGGAGGAGTTGGCGGACAACGGCGCGCACGGGCTGACGTACCTCGGCGAGAAGCTGGCCCGCCAGCCGCTGGCCGCGCTGCCGCTGATCGCGCTCACCTTCTCCGCCGTGGCCTCGCTGCAGGCCTCCGTCATCCCCACCGCCCGGGGCATGTACGCGATGGGCCGGGACGGCACGCTCGGCCCGGTCTGGACCCGGATCCACCCCCGCTACGGCACCCCCGCCGCCGGCACCCTGCTGATCTCGGGCGCCGCCATCCTGCTCGCGGTGCTCTCGCTGGTCATCCCGACCGTGAACGACCTGATCTCGGCGACGGTCAACGCGATCGGCATCGTGGTGGCGCTCTACTACGCGCTGACCGCGGTGGCGGCGGCGGTCCGGTTCCGGCACCTGCTGCGCACCTCACCGCTGGAGGGCCTGCGCGCGGTCGTCGCCCCACTGCTCGGCGCGGCGGTGCTGCTGGCGGTGGGCGGGTATCTCTGCTGGATGCTGTACGACTCCGCGGACCACTTCGAACTCTCGGCCGACAACGGCTGGTTCGGCCTGTCCGTACCGGTGCTGATGATCGGCTCCGGGCTGGTGGCCGCCGCGTGGTCCCGCTTCCACCGCAAGTCCGCCTACTTCGACCGGCAGGAACCGGCCGACCCGGCGGCCGTCGACCCGAAGGCCGCCCCCGCAGCCTGACCCCCGACTACTGGCCCGACCCCGGCCGCGCCCCGGCCGCCGAACTCCCAGGAGCACCAACGATGTCCAAGGCCGACCTGGTCTTCACCAACGGTCCCGTCCACACCGGCGACCCGGCCCGCACCCGCGCCACCTCGCTCGCCGTCACCGGCGAGCGGATCAGCGCCGTCGGCCACGACGAGGTCCGCGAGCTGATCGGCCCCGGCACCGAAGTCGTCGACCTCGAAGGCCGGTTGCTGATCCCCGGCTTCCAGGACTCGCACATCCACGCCGTCTTCGGCGGCACCGAACTGGCCGAGTGCGACCTCACCGGGACGGTCGGCGCCGACGAGTACCTGCGCCGCGTCGCCGCGTTCGCCGCCGCCCACCCCGACCGGACGTGGATCACCGGCGGCGGCTGGTCGATGGAGAGCTTCGCGGGCGGACTTCCCACCCGTCAACTGCTCGACTCCGTCGTGCCCGACCGCCCGGTCTACCTGGTCAACCGCGACCACCACGGCGCCTGGGCCAACACCCGGGCGCTGGAGCTCGCCGGGCTCACCCGGGACACCCCCGACCCGGCCGACGGCCGGATCGAGCGCGAGCCGGACGGCACCCCGAGCGGGATGCTCCAGGAGGGCGCCACCGGCCTGGTCGCCCGGCTCGTCCCGCCGACCGACGCGGCGGGGCGGCTGGCCGGACTGCACCGGGCGCAGGAACTCCTGCACTCGCTCGGCATCACCGGCTGGCAGGACGCCCTGCTCGGCATCTTCAACGGGCAGCCGGACCCGTCCGACGCCTACGCCGCCGCCGCCGAGGCCGGCACGCTGACCGCGCGGGTCACCGGCGCACTCTGGTGGGACCGCAACCGGGGCGCCGACCAGATCCCCGAACTGGTCGCCCGTCGCGAGCAGTTGACCGGAGGCCGGTTCCGGGCCGGCTCGGTGAAGATCATGCAGGACGGCAT of the Kitasatospora sp. NBC_01246 genome contains:
- a CDS encoding amidohydrolase, whose protein sequence is MSKADLVFTNGPVHTGDPARTRATSLAVTGERISAVGHDEVRELIGPGTEVVDLEGRLLIPGFQDSHIHAVFGGTELAECDLTGTVGADEYLRRVAAFAAAHPDRTWITGGGWSMESFAGGLPTRQLLDSVVPDRPVYLVNRDHHGAWANTRALELAGLTRDTPDPADGRIEREPDGTPSGMLQEGATGLVARLVPPTDAAGRLAGLHRAQELLHSLGITGWQDALLGIFNGQPDPSDAYAAAAEAGTLTARVTGALWWDRNRGADQIPELVARREQLTGGRFRAGSVKIMQDGIAENFTAALSTPYLDGCGCATANSGLSFVDPAALCGYVTALDALDFQVHFHALGDRAVREALDAIEVARAANGRRGTRHHLAHLQVVHPSDLPRFAALGAIANIQPLWAAHEPQMDELTIPFLGPERAAWQYPFGGLLRAGATLAAGSDWPVSSPDPIAGIHVAVNRMEPDATDGRVFLPEQRLDLATALAAYTAGSAHVNGHDDAGSLRTGHLADLVVLDRDFFAAPPEEIAATRVERTYVGGQLVYAKG